The Amycolatopsis sp. 195334CR genome window below encodes:
- a CDS encoding o-succinylbenzoate synthase, with protein sequence MSSSPSMPSVLVYAAPMRHRFRGITTREGVLLRGEAGWGEFCPFAEYSDAESVPWLASAVEAGEHGWPEPVRDRIPVNATVPVLDPDRAHDLVAASGCGTAKVKVAGPGTTLAEDCDRVAAVRSALGPGGKVRVDANMAWEVDEAVHALRELDRAAGGLEYAEQPCRTIEELAAVRRRVDVRIAADESIRRADDPLKVAVAGAADVAVIKVAPLGGVRRALRVAEACGLPCVVSSAVESSVGLAAGLALAGALPSLEFACGLGTAALLSNDVTSTPLSPVDGYLPVPRRAPEPDLVDAVLAPPDRTAWWLDRLARVQPIQASANRS encoded by the coding sequence ATGTCCTCCTCGCCGTCGATGCCCTCGGTACTGGTCTACGCGGCGCCGATGCGCCACCGCTTCCGCGGCATCACCACCCGGGAAGGTGTGCTTCTGCGGGGAGAAGCGGGTTGGGGCGAGTTCTGCCCGTTCGCCGAGTACTCCGACGCGGAGAGCGTGCCATGGCTGGCCTCGGCGGTGGAAGCCGGTGAGCACGGCTGGCCGGAACCGGTGCGCGACCGGATCCCGGTCAACGCCACGGTGCCGGTGCTCGACCCGGACCGCGCGCACGACCTCGTCGCCGCCTCCGGCTGCGGCACGGCCAAGGTCAAGGTGGCCGGACCGGGCACCACGCTCGCCGAGGACTGCGACCGGGTGGCCGCGGTGCGCTCGGCGCTCGGCCCCGGTGGGAAGGTCCGGGTCGACGCCAACATGGCGTGGGAGGTGGACGAGGCGGTGCACGCCCTCCGCGAACTGGACCGCGCGGCGGGCGGGCTGGAGTACGCCGAGCAGCCGTGCCGGACGATCGAGGAGCTGGCCGCCGTCCGCCGCCGGGTGGACGTGCGGATCGCCGCGGACGAGTCGATCCGGCGCGCCGACGACCCGCTGAAGGTGGCCGTCGCCGGGGCCGCCGACGTGGCGGTGATCAAGGTCGCCCCACTCGGCGGGGTGCGGCGGGCGTTGCGGGTCGCGGAGGCCTGCGGCCTGCCGTGCGTGGTGTCTTCGGCGGTGGAGAGCAGCGTCGGCCTGGCCGCCGGGCTGGCGCTGGCCGGTGCGCTGCCCTCCCTCGAGTTCGCCTGCGGCCTGGGCACGGCCGCCCTGCTGTCCAACGATGTCACCTCGACTCCACTGTCCCCCGTGGACGGTTATCTGCCGGTGCCGCGGCGGGCGCCGGAACCGGACCTGGTCGACGCGGTACTGGCGCCACCGGACCGGACCGCGTGGTGGCTCGACCGGCTGGCCAGGGTTCAGCCGATCCAGGCTTCGGCGAACCGGTCGTAG
- a CDS encoding transporter substrate-binding domain-containing protein: protein MTVRKTALWLVALALLGMGTASAAGPVSHARSELDRILARGEVKVCSTGDYRPFTYRDPATGQWSGIDVDMAGDFAKRLGVRLTIVPTTWKTLVDDLGRTCDLSMGGISITLDRAKRAFFTEAYVKDGKTPITRCENAERFQTLEQIDQPGVRAIVNPGGTNEQFADANLKQATIVRHPDNNTIFTEIIEGRADLMITDAVETRWQAKQHPELCSVHPDEPFTFAEKAYLLPRGDVVLQEWVDQWLNLARNDGTYDRFAEAWIG from the coding sequence ATGACGGTTCGGAAAACGGCGCTCTGGCTGGTCGCACTCGCCCTGCTCGGCATGGGGACGGCGAGCGCGGCGGGCCCGGTGAGCCACGCACGCAGCGAACTCGACCGCATCCTCGCCCGCGGTGAGGTGAAGGTCTGCTCCACCGGCGACTACCGCCCCTTCACCTACCGAGACCCGGCCACCGGGCAGTGGAGCGGGATCGACGTGGACATGGCCGGTGACTTCGCGAAGCGCCTCGGCGTGCGGCTGACCATCGTGCCGACCACCTGGAAGACGCTGGTCGACGACCTCGGCCGCACCTGCGACCTGTCCATGGGCGGCATCTCGATCACCCTCGACCGCGCCAAGCGCGCCTTCTTCACCGAGGCCTACGTCAAGGACGGCAAGACCCCGATCACCCGCTGCGAGAACGCCGAGCGCTTCCAGACGCTGGAGCAGATCGACCAGCCCGGCGTGCGCGCGATCGTCAACCCCGGTGGCACGAACGAGCAGTTCGCCGACGCCAACCTCAAGCAGGCCACCATCGTCCGCCACCCGGACAACAACACCATCTTCACCGAGATCATCGAGGGCCGCGCCGACCTGATGATCACCGACGCGGTGGAGACCCGCTGGCAGGCCAAGCAGCACCCCGAGCTGTGCTCGGTGCACCCCGACGAGCCGTTCACCTTCGCCGAGAAGGCCTACCTGCTGCCGCGCGGGGACGTGGTGCTCCAGGAATGGGTGGACCAGTGGCTGAACCTGGCCCGCAACGACGGCACCTACGACCGGTTCGCCGAAGCCTGGATCGGCTGA
- a CDS encoding PspC domain-containing protein, producing the protein MTNNVYQPETKKLRRSTTDKMLAGVCGGWARMLGVDAAILRILLVAATIFGVGTPVLIYAACWVLMPEDTAS; encoded by the coding sequence ATGACGAACAACGTGTACCAGCCCGAGACCAAGAAGCTCCGCCGCAGCACCACCGACAAGATGCTGGCCGGCGTGTGCGGCGGCTGGGCGCGCATGCTCGGCGTGGACGCCGCGATCCTGCGCATCCTGCTCGTCGCCGCCACCATCTTCGGCGTCGGCACCCCGGTGCTGATCTACGCCGCCTGCTGGGTGCTGATGCCGGAGGACACCGCGAGCTGA
- the groL gene encoding chaperonin GroEL (60 kDa chaperone family; promotes refolding of misfolded polypeptides especially under stressful conditions; forms two stacked rings of heptamers to form a barrel-shaped 14mer; ends can be capped by GroES; misfolded proteins enter the barrel where they are refolded when GroES binds) has protein sequence MAKLIAFDEDARRGLERGLNTLAEAVKVTLGPRGRNVVLEKKWGAPTITNDGVSIAKEIELEDPWEKIGAELVKEVAKKTDDVAGDGTTTATVLAQALVREGLRNVAAGADPISLKRGIEQAVEAVIEQLHKAAKDVETKEQIAATASISAADRTIGELIAEALDKVGKEGVVTVEESNTFGLELELTEGMRFDKGYISGYFVTDAERQEAELEDPYVLLYGSKISNVKDVLPLLEKVIQSGKPLLIISEDVEGEALATLVVNKIRGTFKSVAVKAPGFGDRRKAILQDIAILTGGQVISEDVGLKLENADLSLLGRARKAVITKDETTIVEGAGDADQIQGRVNQIRAEIENSDSDYDREKLQERLAKLAGGVAVIKAGAATEVELKERKHRIEDAVRNAKAAVEEGIVAGGGVALLQAAEAAFAGLKLEGDEATGANIVKVAVEAPLKQIAINAGLEGGVVVEKVKGLPQGHGLNAATGVYEDLLAAGVPDPTKVTRSALQNAASIAALFLTTEAVVADKPEKAAAAPADPSGGMGGMDF, from the coding sequence ATGGCCAAACTGATCGCGTTCGACGAGGACGCCCGCCGCGGTCTTGAGCGCGGCCTCAACACCCTCGCCGAAGCCGTCAAGGTGACGCTCGGCCCGCGTGGCCGCAACGTCGTGCTCGAAAAGAAGTGGGGCGCGCCGACGATCACCAACGACGGTGTCTCCATCGCCAAGGAGATCGAGCTCGAGGACCCCTGGGAGAAGATCGGGGCCGAGCTCGTCAAGGAAGTTGCCAAGAAGACCGACGACGTCGCGGGTGACGGCACCACCACCGCCACCGTGCTCGCCCAGGCCCTCGTCCGCGAGGGGCTGCGCAACGTGGCCGCCGGCGCCGACCCGATCAGCCTGAAGCGCGGCATCGAGCAGGCCGTCGAGGCCGTCATCGAGCAGCTGCACAAGGCCGCCAAGGACGTCGAGACCAAGGAGCAGATCGCCGCTACTGCTTCCATCTCGGCCGCCGACCGCACCATCGGTGAGCTCATCGCCGAGGCGCTGGACAAGGTCGGCAAGGAAGGTGTCGTCACCGTCGAGGAGTCGAACACCTTCGGGCTCGAGCTCGAGCTCACCGAGGGCATGCGCTTCGACAAGGGCTACATCTCCGGTTACTTCGTGACCGACGCCGAGCGCCAGGAAGCCGAGCTGGAGGACCCCTACGTCCTGCTGTACGGCTCCAAGATCTCGAACGTCAAGGACGTGCTGCCGCTGCTGGAGAAGGTCATCCAGTCCGGCAAGCCGCTGCTGATCATCTCCGAGGACGTCGAGGGCGAGGCCCTGGCCACCCTGGTCGTCAACAAGATCCGCGGCACCTTCAAGTCCGTCGCCGTCAAGGCGCCCGGCTTCGGTGACCGCCGCAAGGCCATCCTGCAGGACATCGCGATCCTGACCGGTGGCCAGGTGATCTCGGAGGACGTCGGCCTCAAGCTGGAGAACGCCGACCTGTCGCTGCTGGGCCGCGCCCGCAAGGCGGTCATCACCAAGGACGAGACGACCATCGTCGAGGGTGCTGGCGACGCCGACCAGATCCAGGGTCGCGTCAACCAGATCCGCGCCGAGATCGAGAACTCGGACTCGGACTACGACCGCGAGAAGCTGCAGGAGCGGCTGGCCAAGCTGGCCGGCGGCGTGGCCGTGATCAAGGCCGGTGCCGCCACCGAGGTCGAGCTCAAGGAGCGCAAGCACCGCATCGAGGACGCGGTGCGCAACGCCAAGGCCGCCGTCGAAGAGGGCATCGTCGCCGGTGGTGGCGTCGCGCTGCTGCAGGCCGCCGAGGCCGCCTTCGCGGGCCTGAAGCTCGAGGGTGACGAGGCGACCGGCGCGAACATCGTCAAGGTCGCCGTCGAGGCTCCGCTCAAGCAGATCGCGATCAACGCCGGCCTCGAGGGCGGCGTTGTGGTGGAGAAGGTCAAGGGCCTGCCGCAGGGTCACGGCCTGAACGCCGCCACGGGTGTCTACGAGGACCTGCTCGCCGCCGGCGTGCCGGACCCCACCAAGGTCACCCGCTCCGCGCTGCAGAACGCCGCTTCGATCGCGGCGCTGTTCCTGACCACCGAGGCTGTCGTCGCGGACAAGCCGGAGAAGGCTGCCGCCGCTCCGGCCGACCCGTCCGGCGGCATGGGTGGCATGGACTTCTGA